Proteins found in one Ischnura elegans chromosome 11, ioIscEleg1.1, whole genome shotgun sequence genomic segment:
- the LOC124167812 gene encoding uncharacterized protein LOC124167812 isoform X1, translating to MRNRIRKSHIGSFTDGEMRAAVHLVLHENYSIRKAAKECNVNYVTLSRYVSKQKKASDEGTGEHVRMTPKYQSRLIFTAEQEKCLADYLITCSKLCYGQSTRNTRELAYEMAVVNSIQVPKNWHDDSAAGLDWLRLFLKRNPNLSIRQPENCSLSRCTSFNAHTVKTFFDNLGAALRRSECFGDGSRIWNLDETGTSTVVNKSAKVIAEKGSKGVNNVTAGERGTLVTTCCFVSASGNTIPPAFVFPRVKFSDHMLINAPPGSLGLTSKSGWMTAEIFPEVIKHFIKHTKTSKEDPTLLIMDNHQSHISIQVIDLAKEYGIMIVTLPPHCSAKLQPLDVSCYAPFKTYYAAAVDSWNKSNPGKALSIYHIAGCVNFAHQKAMTPATIINGFKKTGIYPYNRHIFTEADFLSSSVTDQPSPETEECDLLSQELRATASTSSLNNGQGEDKRTFQSPAQFKGYPKAAPRKNSTRKREPGKSMIITDTPEKIRMMEKKNTAIGKKTSEATKSCRSLFNANVAIDNCEGPHQNSDTTSEGGLSNPLEGNEDILEGFGNKVGTVKVGDYVLIEFSSKKKFYYVGRIIKEARKHNGAEVTYLRKSSKVPNSFFFPHIEDIASVSMKDIKLVLPPPSYRKGTARMKRFISFKISFANLDVR from the exons ATGAGGAATAGAATAAGAAAGAGCCATATTGGATCCTTCACAGATGGTGAAATGCGCGCTGCAGTTCATCTTGTTctgcatgaaaactattcaatcaggaaagcagccaaagaatgtaatgtcaattatgtaacactcagtcg GTATGTGAGTAAGCAAAAAAAGGCTAGTGATGAAGGGACTGGTGAACATGTTCGCATGACACCAAAATATCAATCCAGATTGATTTTTACAGCTGAACAAGAAAAGTGCTTGGCTGACTATTTGATAACATGCTCAAAACTCTGTTATGGTCAGTCGACTCGTAACACTCGAGAGCTAGCTTATGAAATGGCAGTGGTGAACTCTATACAAGTGCCAAAAAACTGGCATGATGACTCTGCTGCAGGTTTAGACTGGCTACGATTGTTCTTGAAGCGAAATCCAAATTTAAGcattcggcagcctgaaaactgttctctttctcgttgcacatcatttaatgcacacacagtgaaaacattttttgacaatctTGGTGCAGCCTTAAGACGTTCAGAATGTTTTGGTGATGGTTCCAGAATATGGAATCTAGATGAAACTGGTACCTCAACAGTCGTAAATAAGTCTGCCAAGGTGATTGCAGAAAAGGGATCCAAAGGGGTAAATAATGTAACAGCAGGTGAAAGGGGAACTCTAGTTACTACATGCTGTTTTGTGAGTGCATCCGGAAACACCATACCCCCTGCATTTGTTTTCCCAAGGGTCAAGTTCAGTGATCATATGTTGATCAATGCCCCTCCTGGCTCTCTTGGACTGACATCGAAAAGTGGTTGGatgacagcagaaatatttcctgaagttattaagcacttcatcaaacatacaaaaacaagtaaagaagaCCCTACACTGCTAATAATGGATAATCACCAAAGCCATATTAGTATACAAGTAATAGATTTGGCAAAAGAGTATGGCATAATGATTGTGACTCTTCCACCTCATTGCAGTGCCAAATTACAGCCCTTGGATGTTTCCTGTTATGCTCCATTTAAGACCTATTATGCCGCAGCAGTTGATTCCTGGAACAAAAGCAATCCAGGTAAAGCTCTTTCCATCTACCATATTGCAGGATGCGTCAATTTTGCCCATCAAAAGGCTATGACTCCAGCTACtattattaatggattcaaaaaaactggaatatatccATATAATAGGCACATTTTCACCGAGGCAGATTTCTTGAGTAGTTCTGTAACAGACCAGCCTTCTCCTGAAACTGAAGAGTGTGACTTATTGAGCCAAGAATTAAGAGCAACTGCAAGTACTTCCAGTTTAAACAATGGTCAAGGTGAAgataaaagaacttttcaaagtcCTGCTCAGTTCAAGGGCTATCCTAAAGCCGCTCCAAGGAAAAATTCAACCAGGAAAAGAGAACCAGGCAAAAGTATGATCATAACAGACACACCAGAAAAAATCCgtatgatggaaaagaaaaatacagctataggaaaaaaaacttctgaggcAACTAAATCATGCAGAAGTTTATTTAATGCCAATGTTGCCATTGATAACTGTGAGGGGCCCCATCAAAATTCAGACACCACGTCAGAGGGAGGACTTTCAAACCCCTTGGAaggtaatgaggatattttagaaggttttggaaataaagtaggtacagtaaaagttggtgattatgttttgattgagttttcatcgaagaaaaaattctactatgtaggtagaataattaaagaagcaagaaaacacaatggcgctgaagttacatatttacgaaaaagttccaaagtgccaaattcattttttttcccacatATTGAAGATATAGCATCTGTCAGCATGAAAgacattaaattagttttaccaCCTCCTTCTTATCGCAAAGGAACTGCAAGAATGAaaaggtttatttcatttaaaatttcatttgccaatttAGATGTTCGTTAA
- the LOC124167812 gene encoding uncharacterized protein LOC124167812 isoform X2 has protein sequence MTPKYQSRLIFTAEQEKCLADYLITCSKLCYGQSTRNTRELAYEMAVVNSIQVPKNWHDDSAAGLDWLRLFLKRNPNLSIRQPENCSLSRCTSFNAHTVKTFFDNLGAALRRSECFGDGSRIWNLDETGTSTVVNKSAKVIAEKGSKGVNNVTAGERGTLVTTCCFVSASGNTIPPAFVFPRVKFSDHMLINAPPGSLGLTSKSGWMTAEIFPEVIKHFIKHTKTSKEDPTLLIMDNHQSHISIQVIDLAKEYGIMIVTLPPHCSAKLQPLDVSCYAPFKTYYAAAVDSWNKSNPGKALSIYHIAGCVNFAHQKAMTPATIINGFKKTGIYPYNRHIFTEADFLSSSVTDQPSPETEECDLLSQELRATASTSSLNNGQGEDKRTFQSPAQFKGYPKAAPRKNSTRKREPGKSMIITDTPEKIRMMEKKNTAIGKKTSEATKSCRSLFNANVAIDNCEGPHQNSDTTSEGGLSNPLEGNEDILEGFGNKVGTVKVGDYVLIEFSSKKKFYYVGRIIKEARKHNGAEVTYLRKSSKVPNSFFFPHIEDIASVSMKDIKLVLPPPSYRKGTARMKRFISFKISFANLDVR, from the coding sequence ATGACACCAAAATATCAATCCAGATTGATTTTTACAGCTGAACAAGAAAAGTGCTTGGCTGACTATTTGATAACATGCTCAAAACTCTGTTATGGTCAGTCGACTCGTAACACTCGAGAGCTAGCTTATGAAATGGCAGTGGTGAACTCTATACAAGTGCCAAAAAACTGGCATGATGACTCTGCTGCAGGTTTAGACTGGCTACGATTGTTCTTGAAGCGAAATCCAAATTTAAGcattcggcagcctgaaaactgttctctttctcgttgcacatcatttaatgcacacacagtgaaaacattttttgacaatctTGGTGCAGCCTTAAGACGTTCAGAATGTTTTGGTGATGGTTCCAGAATATGGAATCTAGATGAAACTGGTACCTCAACAGTCGTAAATAAGTCTGCCAAGGTGATTGCAGAAAAGGGATCCAAAGGGGTAAATAATGTAACAGCAGGTGAAAGGGGAACTCTAGTTACTACATGCTGTTTTGTGAGTGCATCCGGAAACACCATACCCCCTGCATTTGTTTTCCCAAGGGTCAAGTTCAGTGATCATATGTTGATCAATGCCCCTCCTGGCTCTCTTGGACTGACATCGAAAAGTGGTTGGatgacagcagaaatatttcctgaagttattaagcacttcatcaaacatacaaaaacaagtaaagaagaCCCTACACTGCTAATAATGGATAATCACCAAAGCCATATTAGTATACAAGTAATAGATTTGGCAAAAGAGTATGGCATAATGATTGTGACTCTTCCACCTCATTGCAGTGCCAAATTACAGCCCTTGGATGTTTCCTGTTATGCTCCATTTAAGACCTATTATGCCGCAGCAGTTGATTCCTGGAACAAAAGCAATCCAGGTAAAGCTCTTTCCATCTACCATATTGCAGGATGCGTCAATTTTGCCCATCAAAAGGCTATGACTCCAGCTACtattattaatggattcaaaaaaactggaatatatccATATAATAGGCACATTTTCACCGAGGCAGATTTCTTGAGTAGTTCTGTAACAGACCAGCCTTCTCCTGAAACTGAAGAGTGTGACTTATTGAGCCAAGAATTAAGAGCAACTGCAAGTACTTCCAGTTTAAACAATGGTCAAGGTGAAgataaaagaacttttcaaagtcCTGCTCAGTTCAAGGGCTATCCTAAAGCCGCTCCAAGGAAAAATTCAACCAGGAAAAGAGAACCAGGCAAAAGTATGATCATAACAGACACACCAGAAAAAATCCgtatgatggaaaagaaaaatacagctataggaaaaaaaacttctgaggcAACTAAATCATGCAGAAGTTTATTTAATGCCAATGTTGCCATTGATAACTGTGAGGGGCCCCATCAAAATTCAGACACCACGTCAGAGGGAGGACTTTCAAACCCCTTGGAaggtaatgaggatattttagaaggttttggaaataaagtaggtacagtaaaagttggtgattatgttttgattgagttttcatcgaagaaaaaattctactatgtaggtagaataattaaagaagcaagaaaacacaatggcgctgaagttacatatttacgaaaaagttccaaagtgccaaattcattttttttcccacatATTGAAGATATAGCATCTGTCAGCATGAAAgacattaaattagttttaccaCCTCCTTCTTATCGCAAAGGAACTGCAAGAATGAaaaggtttatttcatttaaaatttcatttgccaatttAGATGTTCGTTAA